In Nostoc sphaeroides, the genomic window ATCCGATTGCGGCGGGGAAAGTGAGTGCGATCGGGTGGGGTTTTGGTGGGGTACTCACTCACAACTAATCCAGCCGTCAAAATTTGCTTGTACAAATCCCGATTTTTATGGGGATAAATGACATCTACGCCAGTTCCCAAAACTGCGATCGTGCGTCCACCTGCTTTCATAGCGGCGATGTGGCTTTCTGTGTCAATTCCCTCAGCCATCCCAGAAACAACTGTAAAGCCATTTTTAGCCAAAGCTGTACTAATTTGGCGAGTCCAACGGATACCATATTCTGAAGGTTGGCGGGTTCCGACAATTCCAACCATCGGTTTTTGTCCGAGATTTTCTTGAAGTTCGACTTCACCGCGATAGTACAAAATCGGCGGTGGGCTTGGAGTCTCCAGCAGTAAGCGGGGATAATCTGCATCTGCTGGTGTCCAGAAATGAGAGTTTTCCTGCTGATGCTTAGTGAATAGTTGTTCTGGGTGTAGGCGCGATCGCTGTTGTACTACTTTTTCTAGTGTCTGAAAACCAAAACCCTCTACTTCTCCTAACTGCACCTTGGTAGCTTTCCAAGCTGTTGCTAACGTGCCAAAATGCTGTTGCAGCCGCCGCAATAATACCGGGCCAATCCCCGAAATTTGCGCCCAAGCTAACCAATATGCGCTTTCTTCTACCACGGTTTCATCCTCACGCCCACTGGATTGAGTATTCCCAAATTGGGGTTGTTTGTTGATAGGGATGGGGGCAATGCTGTTCGGTTAAGGCAAGAGACGCGATGAATCGCCGTCTCTACAAAGACTTCTTTGCCAATTCCCCTTGACTTTTGACTCTTGACTCTTGACTATTAACTATTGACTATCTATATTCTGATCTTCTGTGATGAAATATTTTTATCGTCTTTTAATAAGCCTATCTGGGTGCTTAATATTTTTACTGGTGCATAGTGGCCTTGGTTTATTGCCTAGTTTGGCAGCCGAAAAAGTTACTGTCAGATACGGATTGTTTGAGCAATCGATTCCGGTGGCAGATATACGCAACTATGGCGAGACGCAAAAGGCTTCTAGCGATTTGCAATCTTTCCTAGATTACCTCAGCGCTAAAGAGAAAGAGAAGTTTCAAGAAGCCCTTCAAGTAAAAATGTCTCTGGATATTGTGGCTTTAGATAAACTGCTAAATACAGGAATGGGCAAGCAAATTTTATCTTTTGCATCCCAAGCGATCGCTCGTCGCGATCAAGCCAGTATACAAGCCCTACGATCTGCCCTCATCATCGGAGCAAAATCACCAGATGGTCTAGGAATAACCACCTTTCTAGAAGCATATCCTAGTAATCAACTAGTTGTTGATGTGTCAAAAATTTCTAAGCTAGTTGGTATGGCAAATTCATCTTCTAGTGCTGCTGATGCACCACCAAAAGATGACGTAAGTTCTTCACCTTTAGGAAGAATTGCCCTACAATATCAAACACTCGCCGCCCAAAATAAACAGTTTTCAGGTTGCTTATTTGGCGATTCTATTTCGGCTGGACTTGGCAATACTCTTGGGAGTGGTACTTTTAATTTTGGGTTAAATGGTCTGAGTACAATCTCATTACTAGAACAATTAAAAAGTTTAATTCCTACCAAGGTTAAATGCGAAAAAGCTATTATTGCCGTAGGTGGAAATGATGCTTGGTATGGAACTAGTGATGAGTTGTTTAGCAAAAATTTACAAGAAGCGATCGCACTTGTTCGGACAATGGGAAATAAAGAGATTTTTCTGATTCCGGCTTTTTATTCAACAGTTGCAGCAAGCTCAGATCCAAGTGTATCAGCCCCAAATTCTAGAGTTGAACAAATTAATGCTTTGATTAATAAAGTTGCTGAAACAGAAAAAGTGCCAGTTGCAGCAGCAGGAGTAGCACCATTGTATGAGAATAATGTTCTTAAAGAGAATTTGTCGAGCGATGGCGATCATCTGAATGCAGACGGCCTTAAAATTTACCGACAAGCATTATTACAAATCCTGCAAAAGTAATATGATGTCGTCTAATTGCCCATAGTAAAAGCACCCTATTAAAATTACGTTTTATCTAACATAATTCGTAGTTCGTAATATAGCGGTTCTCAGTTGAGCGAGTTACAAGAACCCCCCTCTTAATCCCCTCCCCATAGTAAGGGGCTACGGTGTATACACAAGTCTTGCCGTAGCCATATCATTAATAAATCTCGCACTGCGTTTCTATAGCGGTTCCGATTCAGATGCGGTACAACATTGTATCACGAGGTGTAAGGGCACGGCAGTGCCGTGCCCCTACGGGTGTACCTCATGTAAACGAGAACCGCTATATCCCAATACGCTTGGGTTAGAGCCAAAAACCTTAAACTGCGTAGGTTGGGTTGAGGAACGAAACCCAACATTTATCAGAATTTGTTGGGTAACACTAAAGTTCAACCCAACCTACGATTATCCTTAACTGAACTGTATTGGTCTATATTAGTCCACGTTTAGTGCAATACGGTTCAGTTAAGGCTAAAAACTAAAACTTTAGGATTTCCAATTCAAAAACCGCGCATAAATATAAGCTATGCCTTCATCAATAATTGTCCGTACACCTTGGCTATAATCCCACCATTTGTTTGGATCATAATCTCGTGTTTTGGCAGCGATCGCACCAACTTTGATCTTAGGGCTAAGTAGTTTTTTGAACAGCAACCAACTTCTACGGGTGTGAACGTCCAAAGAAAAAACATTTATTGATTGTAGCTTTAAATTGGAATCGGATAGCCAGCGATCAAATTCGACAGCAGATGCATAACTACGATCCTTAATTACTACAGGTGTCGGAACAGCTACCACCTTCTCTGATTCTAAACCGAGTTTCTTGAAGGTGGCGGCTGATACTTCTGCAAAGTTCTTGTATTCGCTAAGATAAATTCCTTTTTCTATTGAGCCTCCCGTGGTAATTACTAGACTATAAGAACCGTTGTTAAATTCAGTCAAAGCTTGTTGTATGGCATAATCTGGTAGCCATCCTTCAACAACCAATACTTCTGCTGATTTTATAGGGGAAGTCACGGCGAGAAATGAGTGTACATGAGTAATAGTGAAAAATATTAAATAAGCAATCGAAGCGATTGCAATCGCCCACCCCTGAGCCGTAAGTGTCCACATTTCTTGGTGTTTTATTAGTTTAATTTTTGGAAATTTTCGACACCGACGATTTTTTGTCTGCATTAAACCTTAGCTAAACGTTGTTCTTTCAAGTAAGTAAATACAGACTTATCTCCGATATCAGCAGGAATTGCTTGCACTGTCTTTCGCAGGGCAAATACCAAAAACAACGTTGCCCAAATTCCTAATAAAACACTTTCTGCCTGAATTGGTAAAATTCCCACCAAATGTCCTAACAATAGTAGCGGTACTATTAGAGTTAATACTTTGGTTTCCAGGCGATTGAAGCAAAAAGCCTCTTTAAAATAAATACCTGTCAAAGCAACGAAGATAAAACCAACTCCAAATAAGGTAAGAGGCTGATTGTAAACAGCCAGAGCTAAAGGTTCACTACTAGAGATTGCTAGAATCACTGATGCTATACTACCGATCGCCCAAAAAATTTGCAACGTTCGGTGCAGTGATGCCATATAGATGTGAATGGTAAATAAACTTACACCTAGAGCGACACTAAAACAAGTATATAGAGGTGTAAGTGCGGTAAAAATAGTCGGGTTATTGTTGAGCAAAACCAAAGTACTGCCTATGGCAAAACTCAGTGCTGCTACCATTAACCCAGCGCGGTAGATAATTACGCCAGTGCGATCGCTCTGAGTAATTGTAAATTCCCCAAACTGACCTTGATAAACTTCTGGTGGAGGTAGTGTTTGCGTTGTCATAGTTAAAATATAGTTATGAATTACTAATAGAGTACAACAGTAAATTGCTGAAGGGTTACTTTTATTATTATGGGCAATCAGACGAACTAAGTGTCACAATCCTTAAAGTTTTAAGCCAATTTTGTAGTATTAGTTGACTTGACAGACGCACTAGAGTCGTTAATTATCTCTACCATTTGACCGGATTTCCTTCGAGAGCGAAAGACATCGCAACAGTAAAGGACGGCGTAAATCCAGGTATCATCTCAATTAACCAGACTAACAAGGGAATTTTACCCCTTGTTAAAGGTAGGCAAACTTCCGCAATATTATACTAGTAATTAGCAATGGTTTGTATAGTCTCTAGTTTAGCTGAGGACTTGATTCTAACATTAGACTTTAGCTATATAAAGTAGATATTGACAAAATTAAAGTTTAGTGCATATAAAACTTTAGCAATCAGATAACCCCATAACTAGTTGATATAGGAAAGTGAGGTGAGTGATGGCATTCGTCTAAAGAATCGTAAAACTGTAGACACTTCCTCGGTTTGTCGTCAGATATTGCTCTTGATCGAGGATGTGCGATCGCTTAAAATGATTTTCACTCAAGTCAATAGCGATCGCCACTAGACAAACGACCATTGAATCACCATGCTGTAGTGATAGCTCATCTATTATTCACCTTTCTCGCTTTTAAAGTATTGCAACCTTTTGAGTACCCGTTGAATGTTATTCTCCAAGATATCTTCATCACTTTGCCAGAGAATAATCTAGATGCTTACAGCATAAGAATTTCACCAAAAAGCTTAATTTAGCCATTCTTTTAGAAAATAAACGTTCAAACTCTCGCTCCATCTAACAGTTCAAAGATTTGCTCTTATTTTTATTTTTACAGAGAAATTAAATAGCGATTATTTGGTTGTTAAGGGTTTACCAGTTACAGCTTACTATTAAGTTTAGCGATCGCCTGATATTCTAGGTTGGTCATTACCCAATTCCAGAAAAAGTAACGCCTATCTACATCCTAGACATAGACAACATAGTTTCTACTTCAGCCCCATACCCATGAATGAAATTGATTTAAATCCGATAACTCAAGGATTGTAAAGTTTTATTTTGGAATAATTTAACCTTCAATTTACCAGTTATATATATAAATATAGAAAGATAAAAAGCAACAAAGAGACCAAATAAAAAAATTATTTGGTGTCTTTGGAGCTTGGTATTTTCTTGTGTTTGTTTTCAGGAAAATAACATGAGTAAAATTCACATGAACTTTAAACAATTCGGTGCATTACTGTCTATATCGACAATTCTTGGAATGAATGTTGTTGCGAGCAAGGCTTTGGCTCAACAAGCGCCTAGTATTCTTTTTGGGCCAGCAACAGCATCGGGGGGTGGATGTACTATTGACACTCAGACTTCCTTAAATGACGGTCGAACCTTATCTATCGTCTTGAATAACATGAGTGCAATCAATGGTCAGCGTCAAAGGTGTATTTTACGTGTTGAGGCTAATATTCCAAGTGGTTTCCGCGCTCAAGAGCTACAGGTACAGTACCAAGGAGATACTGTGGTTAATTCAGGGAGTAAAGGTACAAGCTTCAGCCGAAGCTTTAGCATTCTTGGTGCTTTAGGTATACTTACCACTACCCCTATATCTACCTCGTTTACATCTGACACGGTTATTAATGAGGTTGATAGATACTCTCTTCTAAGTGCTTCATGTGGTGGACAAGGAGTAGTCTCTATGAATCTGATTGCACGATCCTCGGTAGGAAGTGAGATTGTCCTTGATACAGGCGATATCAATGCTGGTAATGTGAGATTTAGTTTCCCGATAATTCGTTGCTAATTTGCTTATTTTTGTGGGATTGAAGATGGTAATGATATTAGTAGAAAACTTTGTTGTTTGACTAATCTTTAATCCCACACACCGCAGATTGAGAGAGTCGGTAATGAGATTATTGAGAAAATCATCTAGCACAAAAAATAATTAGCAGGGCTAATTATTCACTTTATCGAATCAGCTTGTTTTAGATATTGTTTAACAAGTGCTAGAGGTTTAAGTCCCCTGCTTCTATCAAGCAGCGCGTTTTGTGTCGGGGTCTAAATCCCCGTCACAAAACGTAATTGCGAATTGCGTTAGCGCAGCGTTAGCGAGTCTTCGAGCGTCATTGCGAATTGTTTTAATAACCTGCGGTATTTATTACAGCAGTTTTCATGTATTTGAACCACATCTGTTGTAAGGGCACAGCAATGCTGTGCCCCTACCGCGTAGTCTATTTACCTGAAAATAGCTGTAAAAAATCTCCAACTGAAACCGTGATAACTAATAAGCTGTTACGCATTTAACTTGAACATTTACATGAAGGCTGATGACCGATGACTGATGACTGATAACCGTGAACCGTCAACAGTTAACAGTTAACGACCGTAAAGAGTGTTTATACAATTTAGGCGCACATCAGCTTAACTGTTGACTGTTCATTGATTTAATTCTGACTCTTGAATTCTGTTTGATAAATCTTTGAATATTCCAAATTGCTGTTAATGGAGAGTAGATTATGTTCAGATTAAGTGATGCACGGAATTTTTTAATATTAACATGCTTGTTTTCTTTATTTTGTTATGATGCCAATTCATCTAGCGTTGCCACTTCAATAGAAAACCAACCACGACTTATTGTTGCTGGTGCATGTAATATAAATTTAGATCCGAAAACAAGTGAGTTTAAACTTGTATCTCCGATAACTGTAAGCGGACAATCGCAGAGGGCTAGATGTATCATTAGAATTAGTCCCTCTAATCCTCAAAAGCAAGTTAGGCTAGTGTTTTTAGCTTTAAAAGGTGAAGTAAAGAAAGCACCAGCAAGAGTAGCTATCTCATCACTTTTAATTGGCAATCAACCAACTCCTTCTCGTGTATTATATCAAAGTCCGTTATATGGAAGTTCTATTAAGTTTGATTTGACCGATAAAATACTTCCAACTAACTATACGACTAATGGTGTTTTCGGGATTAATTTAATATTACGAACGGACGGAGGAGAATTAGAGTTGACAGATTTGAAGTTTAGACTTGAACAAAAATAAAGTTTGGGATTGCTTGGCTTCATTTGATTACCTTCGCAAAGCTACTTAAACGAGCATAATTTTTCTATTGCTACAATACCATAATGGATTTATTCAAAAAATTGCGATCGCAAGTTGAGACTTTTCGACAATGCGATCGGTTTTTTGGATTTCGGAAGTGCGATCGCTTTACAGAATAATTTGCATTTTTATTTTTACAGAGGAATTAAAGAGCGATTATTTGGTTGTTAAGGGTTTACCAGTTACAGCTTACTATTAAGTTTAGCGATCGCCTGATCTTCTAGGTTGCTCATTACCCAATTTTAGAAAAAAGTAACACCCATCTACCTTATAGACATAGACAACATATTTTCTACTTCAGCCCAATACCCATGAATGAAATTGATTTAAATCCGATAACTCAAGGATTGTAAAGTTTGATTTTGGAATAAATTAACCTTCAATTTACCAGTTATATATATAAACATAGAAAGATAAAAAGCAACAAAGATACCAAATACAAAAATTATTTGGTATCTTTGGAGCTTTGTATTTTCTTGTCTTTGTTTTTATGGAGATTAAGGTATGCAATCCTTCAAAGGGTTCAGGAAACAGCTAGCTTTTCTGCTCTTAATAGGTTCTGCTGTGTTTTCCGCATCCTCATCTAATGCACAAGATGTATCCAGAACAGTCTTTGTCAATACTGATGTGATTATTGATCCTGCTGTCTTAATAAATCTATTTCCTACAGCTACTCAACTTGCTGTTGTCCAAATTGGTGGGATTGTTAGAATTGATGACTCTGGTATAGGTGTTGTTGATATTGACAGCACGACCGTCTACGATCCATTTGCAACCAACTACTTAAATAATAGACCTGTAGGTGGATCTCAATTTCAAGTTAACCAAAGTCCTAACCAAATAAGTGGTTTATTCACTGAGAAACCGGGGCAACCACTGCTATTGGATCTTTATTCTGGTGGTACTAATTCTCCTTCCTACAACAATGATGGTACAAATTGTAAGGTTTCGCGCTGTGTGGCACTCCATTATGGATATTACCAAACGATTAATTCAAATACAGAACTGAATCCCTCATTCTTGCGTTCGTTAATTGAGCTACGAGATCCCCGAAACCCTAATACTTCTAGATTAAGACAATACACAATGGTGTCTCCTAAACTCACCATTGTGAGTCCACGTCTTTCAGCAGTTACTCAACTTTTAGCAGTTACTCAAGGTCTTTCATCAGCAGTTACTCAACTTTCAAAACTCACTCCAATTTCAACGGTTACGCAACTTTCACAAGTTACTCCAATTTCAGCAGTTAGTCAACGTATTTCATCAGCAGTTACTCAAGGTTTTTCATCAGCAGTTACTCAACTTTCACAACTCACTCCAACTGAATATTATACAGTTTACAGCGAATACACAGATCCTCAACGGCCTCAGGTAACTACAACTAACTGGACTCAATTTCCAGTTAAGCGTGGTGAAACACCAATATTAAGCTTCACTAATAGTAGTTCCGACAATTCCGTGAGGATATCTAACGCTAGAGCTTTACGAAGTACTACCCAGATCCCGCTAGCTCAACTAAACTCGATAAATCTGCCACCAACAATACGTAATTTCCAAGCTGTTCCATCTGCTAATGTCACCTTATCTAGAAGCACCTTATCTGGAATCACAACAACTCCAGCAGTCAATCTAAATTTCCTAACCGCAGTCAATGCAAATCTTGTCCTTCAAAACCAAAACCAAATACCGAGTTTAAATCAAAACCAAATACGGAATTTCAATCAAAACCAAACTTTACCGACTATCAACAGATCCCGGTAATTTATCCAAAAAATTGCGATCGCAAGTTGAGACTTTTCGACAATGCGATCGCATTTTGGTTATTTTAATTTGTTGAGCGCGATCGCACAATAGCTTCGGAATTAGCAGCTAAGTCAGTTTCTCCTTTGAAACAGCCATCGCCTCAAAATTAAACCGGATTTTTGCCATGAGGGATAAAGTAAAAGCACCCACATTACCACGATGGTATATGAGCGCTAATAAATGAAACATTATTGAGGATAATCTATCTGCTATGACAGACCGAAGTAACTATAAGAATAGCAGGCGGTGGGTAAATAAACTGCAAGGGTAGTTACAAATGTTTTGTTAAAAATATTACTTACTGTAAGGTATTGTTTATTTTGCTAAAATGTGATATTACAGACTGGTTTGATGCCTACAGTGGGCTACAACCGCAAGAGAAATTATTTCCACCGTTTTCCTCCTGATTTTACCTGCACCCAAATCCTGACTTTTCACGTTATGTGGAAAAATCCAACGATTGACCTAACCCCCAACTCGTCGCTCTAATGCGGAAAATTCAAAGTCTCTCTCCTTAAAGGATGAGAGAAATAGAAGTGAGGTTTTCCAGATGCCGTGAAAAATCAGATCAGCGATCGCAGTCTCTTAATTTTTTTTGAGTAAATTATTCTTTGGTAGGTATTGAGCCAAAATCCTCAGCTCAATACCTATATTCTTTATCACAAAATCAGACTAATTTAATTATTATTTTGTCAATATA contains:
- a CDS encoding DUF4360 domain-containing protein, whose protein sequence is MSKIHMNFKQFGALLSISTILGMNVVASKALAQQAPSILFGPATASGGGCTIDTQTSLNDGRTLSIVLNNMSAINGQRQRCILRVEANIPSGFRAQELQVQYQGDTVVNSGSKGTSFSRSFSILGALGILTTTPISTSFTSDTVINEVDRYSLLSASCGGQGVVSMNLIARSSVGSEIVLDTGDINAGNVRFSFPIIRC
- a CDS encoding ElyC/SanA/YdcF family protein, whose protein sequence is MTSPIKSAEVLVVEGWLPDYAIQQALTEFNNGSYSLVITTGGSIEKGIYLSEYKNFAEVSAATFKKLGLESEKVVAVPTPVVIKDRSYASAVEFDRWLSDSNLKLQSINVFSLDVHTRRSWLLFKKLLSPKIKVGAIAAKTRDYDPNKWWDYSQGVRTIIDEGIAYIYARFLNWKS
- a CDS encoding DUF2301 domain-containing membrane protein — encoded protein: MTTQTLPPPEVYQGQFGEFTITQSDRTGVIIYRAGLMVAALSFAIGSTLVLLNNNPTIFTALTPLYTCFSVALGVSLFTIHIYMASLHRTLQIFWAIGSIASVILAISSSEPLALAVYNQPLTLFGVGFIFVALTGIYFKEAFCFNRLETKVLTLIVPLLLLGHLVGILPIQAESVLLGIWATLFLVFALRKTVQAIPADIGDKSVFTYLKEQRLAKV
- a CDS encoding alpha/beta hydrolase → MHSGLGLLPSLAAEKVTVRYGLFEQSIPVADIRNYGETQKASSDLQSFLDYLSAKEKEKFQEALQVKMSLDIVALDKLLNTGMGKQILSFASQAIARRDQASIQALRSALIIGAKSPDGLGITTFLEAYPSNQLVVDVSKISKLVGMANSSSSAADAPPKDDVSSSPLGRIALQYQTLAAQNKQFSGCLFGDSISAGLGNTLGSGTFNFGLNGLSTISLLEQLKSLIPTKVKCEKAIIAVGGNDAWYGTSDELFSKNLQEAIALVRTMGNKEIFLIPAFYSTVAASSDPSVSAPNSRVEQINALINKVAETEKVPVAAAGVAPLYENNVLKENLSSDGDHLNADGLKIYRQALLQILQK
- the dprA gene encoding DNA-processing protein DprA; the encoded protein is MVEESAYWLAWAQISGIGPVLLRRLQQHFGTLATAWKATKVQLGEVEGFGFQTLEKVVQQRSRLHPEQLFTKHQQENSHFWTPADADYPRLLLETPSPPPILYYRGEVELQENLGQKPMVGIVGTRQPSEYGIRWTRQISTALAKNGFTVVSGMAEGIDTESHIAAMKAGGRTIAVLGTGVDVIYPHKNRDLYKQILTAGLVVSEYPTKTPPDRTHFPRRNRIIAGLSRAILVIEAPLKSGALITATYANEFGRDVYALPGRVDDHPSQGCLKLLSQGASLIVKELDELLTMLGAIPQIDPIEASTALEQLRPTLEPELQRVMDAIASDALPFDFIVQQTGMAAGSVSGALLQLELMGFVSQLPGMRYQKS